The genomic region CCAACACTCGTTTTTACAAACTCAGGTTGGAACAATGATGATGTCATAAGAACACTGAAAGCAACATTTGAATTTCCTTCCATATCTAGAAGAATTTAGCTCACAGAATAGCTTTTGTAATGAGTGCAATGAATAAAGACCTGCTtggatgttatttttaatttaacctGGCAAATTGAGACTTGAACACAATTTTGTTCATCTTGAAGAATGTACAGCATTATAGCacatttgaagatttttttttttttttttttttttgctgagattcgccctgagccaacatctctagccaattttcctctcttttttcattccctcctccaagccccagtacatagctgtgtattctagttgtaagtccttctaccaTGTGATCTGGCCGTTCCACACATAGGTACTCagctaagagaaatgaaaggatgtGCCTACACAGAGACTTGTATATGAACAGTCATAGCTACTTTCTTGGTAACAGCCCAGACTGGAGACAACAGGacatccatcaacaggtgaagagaaaaacaaatcgtGGTGTGACCATATGACGAAATACCCAGCAAtgaaaggaataaactactgaaaCACACTACTacatagataaatctcaaaatgaTTATgctgaaagaagacaaagaaaaaaagagtacttgctgtatgtttccatttatataaaattcttagaaatgcaaactaataTATAGTGAGAGAAAGCAGATCAGAGACTGTCTTgagccagggaggggagaggctggagggatTACAAAGCGCCACAAAGAAACCTTTGGgcgtgatggatatgttcactatgttgattgtggtgatggttttgtGGGTGTATTGGTATGTCAAAACTTAAACCTACCATATGACCCCactattccacttctgaatatttacccaaaagaaatgacagCACATGTCCATACAGAGGCTCATCTATAGTGACCAGGAGCAGGCCATCAATGATTCTTTACCAGGAATAtagtttctggggctggccccgtggccgagtggttaagtttgcactctgcttcagcagcccagggtttcgccagtttggatcccgagcacagacctagcactgctcatcaagccacgctgaggcagtgacccacatagcagaactagaaggacctacaactagaatatacaactatgtacttgggagctttggggagaagaaggaaaaaaaattggcaacaggtgttagctcagggccaatcttaaatatacatatatatatagtttctgCAGAAAACCCCATTAAGCTAACTTCTGGCTTTTGATCAGTTTTCTACACATTAAAGATGAAGTACCTCCAGTTTTTCACACTTCCACttaaaatgtactaaaattatcttCATTGGGATCAGTTTTTTCCTTGAAGACATAAGATTTCATGTATTGATCAAAATCACGATTAGAACTTCCACCTCTCCAAGTGTCATTATTGTATGTCTGATCTTCCTGATGTGCCCAGTTACCATGTGCACTTTTAGCCACTGTGGAATCATTTTCTGTTACTGTTCTTAGCAATAAGATTCATTATGGattccatttttgaaaaattctcattTGTCTAACCATCCCACAAGAAAACTGTGAGCATGCTCTCAGATGCCTAGATGCCCTTTGGTGTTGGTTCACTATAGAGCTTGTCCATTTCTTCCCTGTTCCTCCTGTCCCTGTCTGAAGGAGAATCTGCTCCAGGATCTGTGAGCTGTTTTCAGGGTTAGAATAGCCACAGGGACATGAAGGCAGATCAAAGATTCTCACTTTACTTATAAACaacttcataattttaaaaatgaaaattagaacatctatcagattggcaaagattgATGAATTTGATGTGAACCAGTGTTGACTGAGATGTAGGGAATGAGCACATTGAGGGGAGGCTGAATCGGAAGACTAGATGTTTCCTTCTAGGGAGAAAGCATGGCACTGTATCTCATAAATACCCCTACTGTAGAACATAGTTGAGAGGAGGTGGGTCTGTATGTGTTAATATGgaaatatctgtattttctaaacgAAAAAGGAAGTCATAGAGTAGTAGGAACAGTGAAAAAATAAGAAGGGGATTAGACCgtgtataaatatattcatatgcaTGGGAAGTTTCCAGAAGGTATACAAGAAACCATTGCTTGGACTCTGCAGGCTCTACCCAAACTACAGGCTCCTTATCAGAGTGTTCCTTGAGTATAAACCCTGTCTCTCCAGGAAGGAGACCCAAGTGTCAGCCCACACATGACAGGCCCAGGGCAAGATTTTCCACTTTAATGAGGAGAGAACAAACTAACTAAGGGTTAGAGGAGAGAGAATAAGAGGAGAGAGAGTGCCAGGAGAATTCATTCTGGATCCCAGAAGGCTCAGAAGAAAAGGGCTGAAGGATCTGCAGGTGGGAGGAAACCGCTGGTACTGCAGCTCCTCCACCGCTTGTGCGAAATCCCTCCATGCCCACCCCTATTCCCTAGCCTAGCATGCCTTACTTAACCCACTACTCCCACCTGCAAGCCCACTTGGctctggcctggggttcagaaCTGCCCAGCCAGGATGAGGGTGAGGGCAAGTCCTGAGCTGCTGCCATTACTATTTCTGTTCTTGGGACCATGGTGCCCTGTAACTTGGCTTCTGTTGTGCTCTATGACCAGGACACTGAGTTTTGTTCAGTGTCTAAAGGATGACTAACGTCTGGCACCAGGGCACAAAGATTATATACCCAGTAGGGAGATTAAAAAACAGGCTTTAGAAGAGACAGACCAAAGCGAACAAAATGAATAATCAAGCCACCTCCAACTTTAACAACACTAGCTCTTAGCAAGGCAGATAGAATTTGGTTTTTTAATGTAATCAAACGTTGCTACACTACAGAGCTGTGGGCCACTCAGACCAATATGCAAGCCCTCCTCTGTGGCCTAAGCATTTCAGGGGTCATAAGTGGACAAACAGTGTGCACCAAAGTGCCCCTTACAGATAAGTACAAGGTTATCCACGAGCATCTCATCACCAGTTGGCTCTAAATAACAGCCCACATTTCTTGGCATTTACAGTGTGTCAAGCTCTGCTCTGAATGCTTCTCATCTCTCCTCATTTCATCGTCACACAGCCCTCTGTCCATCTTCCCAAGGCCACGTAGCTGATGATGAGAGCAGGGGATTTGGCTGAACCCAGACAAACCAATGAATCCCAAAAATGAAGACTCATGGCTGCTTCATCAGTCCATGTTCCAGCCCCAGCAGGAAAAGGACTGGTCCCTCAGGCTTTCTCCCCCAGGGTTCCTCCCACATGTTCCTGCActctctctgccatctgtcttCGCAACTAGAGCACAGGATCATCTTGCATTTGACACACGCACGAGCAGTTTGGTGAACAGATATGAGAGCAGATGCACATTGCAGCAACTGCTTAGCCAGGAGCCAGGATGTTTTCTCTCTGAGGCCTGCCATCTTTAATCACACAAGGGGTTAATGCAGCAGTGAAGTTTGGTTTGCACCCTGACCAGAGTGGGCAGTTAACCTGAACACAACTGGATTTCTTTCCCAGGAATTTGCAAACGGATGTGAGCAATTCTGGTTGAGGGCAGACTCCCAcctcgggtggggtggggtgcgtTGGCCATGTAGACTGAGTATCAGGCAGCCACCCCACAAAAACTTCAGACTAGTGTCATTCCTTGCTAGGCTCCTCATCATTCTTGGGTGTCTGTTCAGCTGGCCTTCCTATTGGTTCTCTGTGACATCTTCATATCCTTTTTATACATAAACTTCCCCTCCGCACTTAAATGTCTCAAATTGGTTTCTGTTTCGTGCAATGGAAGAGCTTAAATGGTAAGAAAGTCATTATAAGCTCACTCAGAGGCATCCAAAAAGTACCCTCCATTGCTATTCCTGGAAAGCTTTGGcaaataaattttctaatttgCTTGAGTCTAGGAACTAACAGGGCTTAGCCACAGGCCAGTAATGAACTTGAATGGGAAATGTTCAATTTGCCACCAGAGTCACAAGCAAAATTGTGTTTTCTGGTGGACATTTGTTGTTTTGGCTGCCCAGTCACCTATTATCCTTTGTGTTCTTGGAACCCAGCCTTCCATATAGCATCCTCTCATGGGTCTGAATCCTCATACCACCTGGAGAGCATGGCCTCAATAGACTTGGACCCACACTCCTTCCTTCCCAGTCAGTTCATCTCACAGGAGCTGCTCCTGGAGTCGGCCCACCTTGATTGATATACAGAGACAATTAAGTGTGAAATAAGGACCATATCTGACCTACAGCCAGACGTCACCCTGttccagttttaaaaatcaagatttaaaaaaacaattgaCATTAATGTGCAAGTAATTCCACCTTGTTGGAGGGTGAAGAAGGGAAGGTAGATTTGGTGGGAGAGGGTTTGGACTGGACTGGGGAGGGCAGATAGGAAGAAGTCCAGAGAGCATGtcttcatgtgtgtgtgtatatatatatttatttatttatttatttatttatttatttcatcttttttttttttctccctcaagaGGGAAGGGTTCACTGGGTCTGTTGAGAATGGGGTTAGATCAGGAGGCAGCGGTCAGTTCTGGGAGGTCTGTGGTCTCCATTTCATAATAGCGCTTTGCATTCGAAAAGGACTTCCCCTTCAAGTCCTCTATGAGTTGCTGTAGTCGCTTGGCAAAAGAAAGTGCTTGAGGAGGTTTGGTGGAAGTTTggtgtgggggtggaggtggggctgggggttggggtttGGGTGCAGGTGATCCAGGGGGAGGTGGTTGAGGAGGGCGTTGGAAGGACCAAAGAGGGTGAATAGGTTGAATAGAGGGGAGTCTAGCCGGGAGTGCTTGAGTAGTAGGAGGGGGAGGGGTGCCCAGTTGAATCATGTGCAAGGCGTTAGAACCGATCTTGGAAGCAATCCAATTCAGATAGGGCCAGGTAGCCGTGTAGACTCCAGGGCGCTTAGCACGGGCACAGCCTACCCCCCAGCTCGTGACTCCCACGACCACATAGGCGTTTTCCATGCTGTCTCTGCACATGAGAGGCCCGCCGCTGTCCCCCTGCCCAGAAGGACACAGAAGTCACTCTCTGCCTGAGGCATTTTCCCCTGCCCAGAAGGGCCACAGCTTCTGAGAGGACAATTCCTGCAGTCACATGGTTTCCTGCTGCCATAaacagtggtggtggtgaagtTTGAGATGGTGCCAGCAGCTTCAGTTGGGATACAAAAAGTGTGTGGATTGTCACGGGTTTCCTTGCAGTGAGGAGGGAAGATGAGCGGACCCATGTGTTCATGCATGTGGCTTTACATGAGCATGTGGGTACAAGTGGATTTGGATGTTTTGTATTCTGGTGAAGAGAGGTAAACATTCTCTTCAGGGGCAGTATTTGGGTGATATGATCTCTGTGTTAGGGTGGGATAAAGTTCTAAATTTGGTGATTGGTTCTTTGTAGGGACAGCCAGTGAGTATCATCTCCCATCCTCACTGTGACTGCAGATGCTAGAAAACGGGACCAGGGAAGGGGTCACTAGAGCAGGGCCCTGGAGATAGTGGAGCTCAGGAATCCAAGAGAGAGGTGTCCACAGGGGCCTGGGCCCCCAGAGGAAAGTTACCTGGCAGGTGTCAATCTTGCCTTGAGGATACCCTGCACACACATTGGTTGAACGAATGCGCCCATTGTACCACTGGGTCGAGTTACATAAGTCGAGGTCGATGAGCTCCACAGGCGCCTCCTGCAGTATAGGTGATGTCTTGCGGGCTACAGCCAGGCGACTCAGTGGTCAGTGATCATGGAAGATATCTTCTGGGAAagtcctccctcctccctccactgaACCCCCATCATCCTGTGATGCTCTATCTAAACTAAGATCCATGAAAGTCAATGCCCTGGCCTCTCCTTATACACCCCTGGAGGGAAGAAAATACACAActgaaaaagcagacaaaagatgggagatggaggtggaggagagcgggagagaagaagaaagagtggAAGTGCAGGGACAATGGCAGATGCAGCTGGAGAGATGTGTAAGTTAATAGTAGATGATAGACTATGAGAGATGTGTGTGTTAATGGCAGATGAGGGACTGTGAGAAATGTGTATGTTGATGGTAGATGAGGGACTATGAGAGATCTGTATGTTAACCGTAGATGATGGACCATGGAGGCCAGTGTGATGTTAACACTTGTAACTTGGATGTGTTGAGCACTCACTAGGATCACACAGGCATcctctcatttactcctcagcAACCTCATGGGTTAGGTACCGTTACCCCCTTTTCTGCACTCAGGAGACTGGAACACCACCTGCCCATAGTCACAGTAGGATATGGCGTGGCTTGGATTTGGACCCAGGTTTCCCTCTCTAGACTCAAGTCCAGGAGACCCCTTTCATTCCCCATAGTCTGGGGTAAGTCACCCTCTCTGCTTTCTATCCCCCATCAGGACCCCTCTGCTCAGTTGTGGACAGGATCCGCTGGAGTTGGGCTGATGAGTCCCTCCCTGTGTGCCTCGTATCTGTTTTGAGGGGACTACAGAAAGAGAAGGCTGTGGCGGTGCCTCCACACACAGGCACACCTGTCAGAGGCATGGGTGGTTGAAATGACCTCTGAAACCAAGTCAGAGCTTCCTTTACAGCCCCAGACGCCCTATCATGACCTTTGGGTTAAGAAAGGCCCAGCCCAGACTGTATGTAGCTTGAGCAGCCAACCTTGCATCTGACTTAGAGCCTGAGAATCAATGCAACTGTCTCCTCTTCACCAAGTAGTCCCACAGACAGAAGGATCCCGAGCATAGCAgcacccacagcccagccaagcctggtgggtgggtgggaacACCGTCTGCAGTACCGATGGGGAGTTGATGGATCAGACCTGACGGAGGGGCAGACCTGGAACATGACTCTGCAGGCCACATGGGAGAGAGGAGCACACGGAGCACTGTGGGTAGGGCCAGGCGCACAGCAGGCACCGGGCGATGGGTGCCAGGTGCATGTGTGCGGGGCCCTGATTCTGTCTCCAGTCTCACTAGCCCCCAATTCCTCACCACCCAAGCAGTGGTGAGAGTTTTGTACATGCACTGCCCTTGAGGTGGGGGTGACCtgaaataacagcaacaacaagcCTGGCTTGTCAGCCATGAAAGTGACCTGTTCAGTCTGTTGCAGAACCTATGGTCTTGAAAGCCATGAGTTTCATTGTTAAGAGCCAGGTGCCCTGAAATAGAAAAGGGTTTTCTCAATCCCAACACCTTGGCTTTACATGACAAACGCTAAGAACCGTGCAGGAACTCAAAGGTCAgtggaaaaggaggaggactcCCCTAGAAGCGTTCTTCTGGCCCCAAAGCATGTGAGTTCAAGGAAGAAGTAGAAAAGGCAGGTCTGAAGGACTGTCACAGGAGTTTGAAGCCTGGGGATTTCTTTAAAACTTGGCCTTAGGGGTCGGGGACGTGTTTGCAAATAAATGATAGAAATCCCATCAAGTTTAGGGGCATTCTGGAACAAAAGAGGTTTCGCATGATGTCCGGGGTGTAGCTGGGAGCCTACAATCCTCCTGAGCAGTAGGATAGCaaaggtggggatgggggtgggtcaTCTAGATGGGAAACCTGAGATCAGCCTCCCAGAAACTGCAAGAACCCCCAAAAGCTGTGGACATGGTCAGACGGGtgggcagagcagggcaggaTTGGGGGGGACAGAACATGCGTGCTGGCTCTAGAGGCCATGGAAGAGCCATGGACATCAACAGCCTGACAGAGCCTGACACCCCAGGCCAGGGAGGGAAGGTCGTGGGTCAGCAAAGGCCAGTGAAAGCAAGGACATCCGGGAGGAGATGCCCTTCCCTGAGGGACAGTAGTGGTGGCAACCTTATCAGAAACTTAGATCGACCTttgagagaggggaagaaaagtTAAGGGAAGAACCCAGAAATTACTGACTTTTTTGTTACCAAAAAAGGCTGAGTTTTAAACTCCAAATGACTGAACTGCCTTGAATCCATTATCAAGGAACAGACGAGACTGAGAGCTAAGTTAACTTCAACCATATCTTCACACCCCCTCATGTGACTGCGTAAAAATTCACACGACCACCTATGGAAAGCTGAAAGGATAGCTCACAGCCAGAGAGCCATCTGACTTCGTCTTGCCCTAGTGGCAAAACCTTGCTGCCCATTGCTGACCCACAGACAGCCCCAGTCTACAGAGAAAATTTGAAGTAACTCCAAAGGGTAGGATGGATTTTGGTGCTGTGACTGCCGAGGACGGGGAGCAGAGATGGCACTAGAAGCAGGAGGGCTGGGCTTGGGAACCTCAGAGCTTAGAGACAATGCGATCTGACTCTTCCATTCacggtggggaaactgaggcccagagagggaaagggactGTCTCACAGCCACAAAACCCCACCTAGAGCTCTTCTCCAAGTGCTGGTTCAGCGTATGCTCCCCATTTTCAGAATGCGGCACCTGGGGCTCCAGGCCCCAAATGCAGACACAGCCTTGACCCCATTCTAAAAATGCCAAggttctccctctgcctgccgCTGCTCAGTCTGCCCTTAGAGGGCCACACTAGTCACcagttgtgtggccttggacagaGAACTCAACTCTCTCAGTTTCTCCAGCTATAAAAGGACAGGCCCTACTCACAGCACCATGATGAGGACTGAGTTGCTCAACTAGGCATCAACATATTACCCCTCACCTCAAAGACCACCAAGAGAATGACCAGCAGAGTCCCCCCTTGGGAGCCCCTCCCATACTCACCATTCTCTTTTAAGAATCCCCAGCCAGCCACCCAGCAGGTCTGAGGAACTCTAGGTGGGCCTGCCTTAAATTGGGGCAGGCAGCCCGGTCCAATGAAGTGCCCACAGGGAACGGGAGGGGTGATCTTCAAGAGAGCAATGTCGTTTGCCTCTGAACGAGGGGAGTAATTTTCATGAATGATGATTTTCTCAACACGTCTCTCCTGCAGAGGTGGCTTCACTGGCTTATTGCTGCCATATTGAATTTCCCTTGCTCCAAAAATCAGTCTCCAGTCATATGCTTTTCTGTGGGCAGAGGTAAGCCAGGTCATTCTCACTGTGGACTGGCTGGACACAAGCCTCTGGTGACTGTGACCCTCAGAGCCCTCCCCCAGCAGGGATCTGGGTCAACCCACTCATGGTCTGCCCACCACGAGGCCCAGAGCCCCAGAGAGACTGCACAGAGACCCCCTGGAGAAGGTCCCTTTCTGAGAAGAGCCTTTCTGAAGACCTCCCTCACGTGCTCCCACACATACTTTTTGGTCCTGAAGCAGTGAGCAGCTGTCACCAGCCAGTGGGAGTTCAGCAATGTGCCTCCGCAGGCATGATACCTCCGCTTGTTGTGGTAAGTGAAGACTTGGAGGCTGACCATCCAGGGCCAGGCTCCAAGTGCCGCGTCCTGCCCTCCGATGATGCGGAGGGTCCCTTGTAGGTTCTGCCTGAATCGTAACCCACAGGGACCACTGAGGAGAGATCACGGGCACAGTTCAAAATCAGGAATAGGCACAGCCTGTCCTTGTACCGCCACACCTGGGGGAGGCAGGGATATGGGGTTGGTAAAAGTAGAGGCAGCCTGGAGTGTGTGGGATCAAAGAGGATTTGCTAAGGAGTAGTGCTGTGGGGCTGTGATGAGGCAGGAAGCCCCAGGCTCTAGGAAATGGTTTCGAGGGGTATGATTTCTTGGGTCTTGTGGATGCAGTCACAAAGTGGTGAAAGAGGGAGCCCAGGCAGCTAGGACAGACTGTAAGAGCCCTAGATGTACGAGAGATCCCTGGGCAGAGGGGGAGTCTAAAGGTGGGGGTAGAGGGATGTAATGGCCTGAGGTCTTCAGAGCCAGCCTTGGGTGGGAGACTCAGGGAAAAGCCACGGGGTCTTGGGGCTGCAGGGTTGGGTTGGACAGTGACAGGAGGAGAAAGAGTAGCCACAGGCAGATACAGTGGCCCCCAAGTGTGGGGAGGTGCACTGGGAGCAGTGGGGGTCCAGATGTGGAAGTCTGGGAACTGTGTTGCTGGTGAGAGGCCATAATAGTACGGGAGGTGTTGGCACTGTGGGGTACCTTGGGGGCTGTGGGAGTCTACAGGTGGAGTGGAGGTCCTAAGGTTATGGCATGACAATACACTGGGACCTTTGGGGTCAGCCACAGGTTGGTGCATCTCAGTATCTGTGGGAGGACAGGGACTCCTGAGAAGCAAGACTTGATGTTCAAGAGGCAGTGAGGTCAGTCACTGGGTGAGGAGGTGGCACAGATCTCTGTGCTATGGGAGCCCTAGGAGCTGAGGGGTCTGTCCCAGCAGGAAACTATGGACAGCTGGGGCCCTGGGGGCTCTGGGTTGATGATGCTGGGAGCAAGGAGGGTCTGAGTTGGGGATGTGGGTCACAGGAGCTGTGACACTCAGGTGACTGCTAAGGCCCAAGCTTGGCCTCCTCCCTAGCCCTGGACAAAGGAAGTCTGGATGGGGCCTGCTATTCAGaagacacccacacacacacagtggcaAAGCATCCTTGACACTTACTCACACGTGATGTTATCATTGGCCACCACAGACACTGCCAAGACCAGCAGAACGGCAGTTGGCAGCATCTCTACCATACTCCTGCCCCAGCACGGCCTGGAACCCGGGTGACCTCACAAAGCTCTGTAGCCTCCTGACCAATCAGCAGGATGACctccacacccccccccccaccccagtagTCAGGCCAGGCAGGAGCCCTTTAGTTTAACTAGTTCTAGCTGAAGTGACTTCCTGACTTCCTGCACAGGCTCCCCCACCCCTGGGGTGATGGGGGCTCATATGCAGCCCACTCCCTCTGCCCCAAGGCCAGGATCTTCATTCCCAGTTACTCTTCCAAAGTCCACATCATCTGAGGTTCTAGCTTTGTGAGGTTCACGGGTGTGCCCCTCATGCGAGCTGTAACCACAGTCCCTATTCGAACTGGATCGAGGGACAGCTCAGCACCTCTGTGACAAGCTGGTGCAGTGTGTCAGTGGTTAAAGGGAGCCAGGCTCAAAAGATCGAATATCCTTAACACTGTTTGGGGCAAACTGTCTTTCCTTCTTCCAAGTGTATGGTATTAGCACACTTTTCAAAGAGCCATTTTGAATTTCCCTAATTTAGGACGACAAAGCCCGTCTTCTTGTCCACTGCTATCACAAGTTCTCATATTTTCTACTTGAGTGTCTCCAGGTTTCTGGGACCTATGTGCAACAAGGTGTTGTCCCCTATACTTCAGTGTCAGGAATTCTCATCAGAGTTACCTGAATATCATGATGTATTTCCTCTGGTTGTCAGGAGGCAGCATCTCACCTCCCAGAGTATGACATATGCTCACCTCACATACTTGAATATTAAACAGTTTCACATCTCCTGTGAGAGTGTGAGGAGGTCACAGTTCTACCTGCATGAAGGGAGGTCTTACCTCCTCTACCTGAGTGTgagg from Equus asinus isolate D_3611 breed Donkey chromosome 4, EquAss-T2T_v2, whole genome shotgun sequence harbors:
- the SHANK3 gene encoding SH3 and multiple ankyrin repeat domains protein 3 isoform X9, with the translated sequence MVEMLPTAVLLVLAVSVVANDNITCDGPCGLRFRQNLQGTLRIIGGQDAALGAWPWMVSLQVFTYHNKRRYHACGGTLLNSHWLVTAAHCFRTKKKAYDWRLIFGAREIQYGSNKPVKPPLQERRVEKIIIHENYSPRSEANDIALLKITPPVPCGHFIGPGCLPQFKAGPPRVPQTCWVAGWGFLKENARKTSPILQEAPVELIDLDLCNSTQWYNGRIRSTNVCAGYPQGKIDTCQGDSGGPLMCRDSMENAYVVVGVTSWGVGCARAKRPGVYTATWPYLNWIASKIGSNALHMIQLGTPPPPTTQALPARLPSIQPIHPLWSFQRPPQPPPPGSPAPKPQPPAPPPPPHQTSTKPPQALSFAKRLQQLIEDLKGKSFSNAKRYYEMETTDLPELTAAS